The DNA segment taaggagtccttaTCCTTATATATTATGTAACCTTTTCGATCAAGAGATACCAGATATAACAAGTTAAGCATATCTCCCTCACGTGCATCTCTTATGCTTGAATCTGCCTGAGTCCGTATATACTGTGGATAGACCTGGTTCAtgcttgagttcctttgtcaaCCTTCAAAACCAACTTTAATATGGCCAACAGTAATGTGTTAAGATCATTTGTATTGGAATATAGAGTGCTGAGTATATAGACCTCACGAGTCCCCCATGAGTCATGACTTCCAAAGATTACAGCAGAGATTCGTGTATAAACAAATTTTGGATAGGATTTGTCTTGAGGCACATCATTGCCTTGCTGGATCATACTTTTCCTTATTTTATTATCAGCATCATTTTTCCTTCTTGGATAATTGAGTTTAATTTCCCTACCTGATTTTCTGACCATCTGGTTAACTGCTATTTGACTTACTTGGTAATTGATTAATCTCTACTCAGTTAAATAGGTTCTTCTACATCCTTCCCTAATCAAACTAACCCTTCAGCAGCTTTTGCAGACCCACTTCCCCCTATTTCTCTCACACTATCTTCTTCTCCAGCAGATCCCTCACTCCAAACTACCATAACACTTGATTCTTTAGTTAAACCAATAGGAGAAGGTGAAGATTCAGCCACTCCTTTTCCTATTCCCCTCACAGCACTTCGAGCACcatctctctccttttcttttctgtttttattATTACCATCCACCTTTCTAGAATCAACAATTTCAACACCTGCCATAGTTCCTACTAGAACAAATCTAGTCTCCAAATTCGTAGCAACCTTAGAAATTAGTTTCAGGAGTAACTTTAGGGCCAAGCGTTACCTGCTCTATCTCAGAACAAACAGTTTCTTTGTCCTCAATTGTAGAACTAAATGACTCATTAGATTTCTGGAGTTCTTCTTCcctactttctttcaatttttttatttattttcttgatTTGCTCTCCACCAGTGACAACCTTGTGAGCCATCATTTTTACCCTTTCTTTCTTAGATATGGGAGTAGTTGATGATGTATTAGATGGTATAGGTGAGGTTTCCTTGGGTGGTGATGAGGGATTCTCATAGGTGTTAGCCATTTCTGTGCTTGGTTGtaagaaaaaaagagtttgaGTGTTTTTGGAAGATGAGAGTAGATGGAGAGTATTTTGATGGCTTGAAAACTTTGAAGTGAAGAAACACTAGGCCTAATCAATTTAATAAGGGGTGTTTAATTGGGTACTAACAGCATTTCAGAAGTATAATCAAACTGAATTTCTGTTTGAAAAGACGTTGAAGAGTATCCCTAGAATCTAGGCACTTAATACGGCCTTGGATTCCTTTTCAACAAAAATGGTTCATTTTGTAACGGATAAGTCCAAAGGGGTTTGGGATTTAATGGGACTCATCTCTTAATCATGAtccaaatataattatttcaaACTATGCAGAGTGGAGAATACGTACCAAATAATCTTGATGAATCAGGTTCTTCACTGAAAAATCTCTTGTGTAAATCTAAATTTTACAAGAAAATGGATATAATAgcattagagattaatgagtcatATTACCATACGTCACAAGAGTATACTTAtgaaagtatgagactgagcaaaATCTAATCTAATTATGTACAAAAATTCACAATTTTCTAACCAATTTTTGAATTAGAACTAGTTCCTTTTAGGTGATCTTTATCATTCCCTAATTCTAACTTGTTCCTTTCAAAGTGATATCTACTTAGAGATTTTGTGAAGATGTCAGCTATTTGcttgtcagtagcacaaaattctgaAGTGATCaaacctttctcatagttgtctctTAAAAAGTGATGCCTAACATGTATGTGCTTAATTCTCTTATGATGATCCGGGTTCTTGGTCATACTAATTGCACTAGagttatcacagaatatagggATACAACCAccattaattccaaaatccattaATTGCTATTTGgtccacaacaattgagcacaacatgaggcaacaacaacatactcagcttcagcagtagataaggccacaAAACTTTGCTTGTTGGTAGCCCAAGACACAAGACATGAGCCAAGAAAGTGTGTCGTACCTGAGGTGCTCTTTTTATCAACAAGTAAACATACATAATAAGCATATCCCACTAAGTTtaaattactaccttttggataccataGATAAaggtcagtggtgcctttcatGTATCTCAAGATTCTCTTAACAACAGTAAAGTGAAACtcctttggatttgcctgaaattGAGCACAAAGGCTTATACTGAAAACAATGCCAGGTCTGCTGACAGTAAGATATAACAAAgaaccaatcattcccctatacaacttctgatcaacagatgaaccaaaTTCAGCTATATCCAATTTTAGGGTTGTTGCTATAGAagtgtcaatttctttggaatcttccattttaaatcttttaagaAACTCTTTCACATACTTTTGATGATAGATCATAATTTCAGTTGAGTTTTATTTAATTTGTAAgcctaaaaagaaattaagctcacccatcatactcatttttAATTCACTCCCCATTTGTTTAGAAAATTCTTCACTTAACTTCTTAGTGGTTGCTCCAAAGATTATATCATAAACATATATCTGAACTACCAAGAGATCTTTACCTTTTTATTTCAAGAATAAAGtattgtcaattttacctctcttgtagtcATGCTCAAGCAAGAATTTTGATAGTCTTTCTTACCATGCTCTTGGAGCCAGCTTGAGCCTATAAAGTGCCCTTGTCAAGCTTGTACATATGATCAGGAAATTCCTTGGTTTCAAAGTCCGGAGGTtgcttgacaaacacttcttcctttagatAGCCATTGAGGAAGTCAATCTTGACATCCATATGATGGAGAGTAAATTCCATGTGAGCAACAAAGACTATAAAAAGTCTAATTGCTTCCAATCTTGCAACTGGaacaaaagtctcatcatagttTATGTCCTCCTATTTACTATATCCTTGAATcaccaatcttgccttgttccttgtaactgttccatcttcatcaagtttgtttctaaagacccatttagtgccaaATATTGATTTGTCCTTCGATCTTGGTACCAGATGCCAAACTTCACTTCTCTCAAATTGGTTGACTTCATcctgcattgcatttacccattctgcatcctgcaaagcctcatcaacatttttaggttcaataagagaaaGATAAGCATCAAAGGCACAAAGATTCTTCAAAGAAGATCCGGTTTTGATtccagaggttggatcagtaattGTGTTCTCAATGTGCTGACAATTCTGGTACTTATAAGGTTTCACAACCAGATGTTTTCCCCTAGATGTTCCTTCAATGTTTTGTTGCCAATGAACATGTTCATGGATAGGTTCCCTCAAGATTTGAGGATCAGTTATTCTTTGTTCATTTTCCCCTGTCAGGTTACCCTGGGTAGAAGAACATGTTCCATCACATGTTACTTCCTCTGGTGTAGCTTCAGTCTGGGTTGTGGTTTCATTTGAGCTTCTTACCAGCCTAATTGCTTTATCTTCATGTTCATGCCtcttagaaagaatgttagtttcatcaaaaaccaaatgtacactttcttctacacacgtTGTTCTTTTGATATAgatcttataagctttactatatgaagaatatcccaagaatactccctcatcacttctgggatcaaacttactaAGGAGTCTttaccattattgtgcacaaaacacttgcatccaaatgccctaagatgggatatatttggctttctccctttaagtaactcatagggagtcttctcaacAAGAGGTCTAGTCCTGCACCTACTTATGATGTAACATATAGTGTTCACAGCTTCTGCCCAGAATCTAtgaggcagtttactagaaagaagcaccGTTCTAGACATTTCTTCCaatgtcctattctttctttcaactactccattttattTCTAGACATTTCTTCCAATGTCCTATTCTttatttcaactactccattttgttgtggagtcccaggagcagaaaaattatgatctatgccATGTTCATCATAAAATTCAACAAATTTAGCAATTTTAAATTTAgtaccatgatcagacctaattgatgcaagttggttacctagttgtttttgagtttttctaacaGAAAAAGTGAACATTTCAAATGCTTCATATTTAGATGTTAGAAACAGTGTCCAAgcaaacctagagtaatcatcaacaaacACCATAATATAtctcttaccacctctgctcaaaGTTCTCATTGGTCAacaaagatccatatggaccagttccatcgttctggtggtacttaccattttcttgcttttgaaagaagatcttacctgcttcccccttgcacaaacCTCACAGATTTAATCTTCCTTGACTTAATGTTAGGCAGTCCTATtaccaagtccttggagactagtttgttgagttgacttagactggcatgtccaagtcttttgtgccaaaggagcggatcattatccaacacacttaaaCAAGTAAGTTCATTATCTGAGAGTGTGGATAGatccacaatatatatatatatatatatatatatatatatatattgttcacTCTTTTTCCGTAGAAAACTATCTTGTCAGTgataaggttaatcacaaagcatgtTGTAGAGGTGAATGCAACCATGTTACATCTATCACACAATTATGATACACTTATTAATGTACTTCAATCCATCAATCAGATAGACATTCCcaatagagtgagaatcagtcTTACCTACCTTGCCAACTCCAATGATATCACGTTTCTTCCCATTTTCGAAAGAGACGTTACCTCCTTTAAgttcctcaagtgaaaggaacggCTTATTTCTTcatgtcatatgctttgagcagccattATCCATATACCATATTTTGCTTCTCTCATTCACTTGGACCTACAAaaggaaatcaaaggttattctTAGGAACccaactagtttgggtccctttctataggcaaacaGATGAATCAAATTCTTTTTAGCCTAACTTGGCAGCCTATTTTCcccttgaacaaattctttgttcttttgactTGTCTTTTATTTTGCAGTGCATTCACTTTTGTAGTGACTAGTTCTACCACAATGTGTGCAAAtttgttctcaggaagtgtgaggtacttgcttttgggatcccacttggGTGTAGGGTTCCTgaagccaagtcctctcttgttgcttCTATGGTGTTCATGTAGCCATGAAAGTTCATCGGTGGACTTGTTCCATTTACAGGTTCTGTCTAGCTCATGCTTGATCTTGCTTAGATCCCCCTTTAGGGTTCTTATCTGTTCATCTcttttatacaactcatctttcatttttcctacaTTTTCTTCTAAAGTAAGTTGTGTGTGACCTGCTATctttttacctgttcctaatttcaattttatattttttgatcTAAGTTCTAGGACAGTTATGTCAAGTTCATGAACTTGGTTCTTCAACACACcattttcactttcagtttcactAGTCCTATGTTCCAGGTTTTTGTACTTAACTTTTAAAACTACACACTCTTTTGATTGTTATTCTTTTTCATTGTTTACATCCTCATATTCATCAATTAGCTCTATTAGAAACTTAGATAACCTTTtcttagacaaaaatttaatcttgtctatGAGTTGAGAAACATTCACCTCAGCTTCTTCATCAGATTCTCCAATAGCCATAAGTGCtcgttcatcatcatcatcatcatcatcatcatcatcatcatctgagTTTTCATCTGAGTTATCTCCCCAATCAGCGACcttagcctttgttgatcctttgttgcTTTTCTTGGGTTGAACTTGTTCCTTCattcaactcttttctttttccactcaatttcccataGAGGATAGTTCttgatgtggtgatcagtcttTCCACACTTGTAGAAACCATCATTGGTTTGTTTCTCAGAAGCTTTTGATTTGTTGTAGCTACCACTTCTTGAAGAATCCTTTCCTCTCCTTAGGTACTTGTTGAAATCTTTGGTCATCATGGTCATTTCATCATCTTCCTGATCAGAACATTCAGTTATTCTGAGAGACAAACTCCTTTTCTTCTTAGGTACATCCATCTTTATGGTCTGTCTCCTAAGTTCATAGGTAGTACGATTCCTAATAAGTTCATCCAGTGGGAGAGTGGCAATATTCTTTGATTCTTGGATTGGAGTGATTTCGCTCTCCCATGTGATAGGTAAAACTATAGTCAATATCTTTTCAACCCTTTCTTCTTCAGGAATAATCCTTCTAAGAGATTTCAGTTTATTTGTCAGTATAgggaaccttgtgtacatctcttgAATAGTTTTTCCTTCCTTCATAGCAAAACTCTCATATTTAGAGTACAACATAGTTCCTCTAGATCTCTTCACTTgtggtgttccttcatgagccacttgcagtGTGTCCCATATTTGCTTAGTAGTGGTACAGCCTTGGATTCTGCTGTACTCATCTGAACCAAGTCCAcaaacaagccatttcttg comes from the Nicotiana sylvestris chromosome 4, ASM39365v2, whole genome shotgun sequence genome and includes:
- the LOC138890031 gene encoding uncharacterized protein; its protein translation is MSAPPENWEGCSKDKSCTVEDLRKWEKNVKAKKWLVCGLGSDEYSRIQGCTTTKQIWDTLQVAHEGTPQVKRSRGTMLYSKYESFAMKEGKTIQEMYTRFPILTNKLKSLRRIIPEEERVEKILTIVLPITWESEITPIQESKNIATLPLDELIRNRTTYELRRQTIKMDVPKKKRSLSLRITECSDQEDDEMTMMTKDFNKYLRRGKDSSRSGSYNKSKASEKQTNDGFYKCGKTDHHIKNYPLWEIEWKKKRVE